The region CTGCTTTTGCCGCTGATGGCCAGGCTGAGGTTGTAACGCAACAGAAGTCCTTGTTAGAAAAGCTGGATTCTCTCAATGCGGCTGTGTTGGGACTTAAGATTAACGGTACTGCAAAGGGTGGTGTTGCAGCCTCCTTTGCTTCTTCCGATCAATTTGCAACGGAATCTCCGACTCAAGAAAATCAGGCATTCACGGATGTGAACTTGCGCTTGACGGCTCGTCCGAGTTCCGAGACGATGATTGATGTCCAGTTGCGTTTGCATAAGGATTGGCAGAGTGCTTACGACGAAAACAATAACCCGGTTATTGGCCACTGGTTCAGCTACGATGGTACGATTCTGAACAAGCATGTGGACTTTAACTTGGGTTACATGCGCGTCGGTTATACTCCGCTTACCATTTTCACCCCGCAGACCGAAATTCTCCAGGAACCGGAGATTTTCTCAGAAAAGCGTCGTGAAGCCCTTGAAAAGCGTAACCTCGATACCACGAGTCGTCGTTTATTGCATGGCCTCAATGTTGTTTACAACAGCAGAAATGTTGGCGTAGTTGATAACATCACGGCCCAGCTCACGGGAGCTCGTCTCCGTAATACGGCTAAGAAGAGTGACCAAGTGTTCTTCGACTTTGATTTTTCTGACCGCTACCTCCTTGGTGCGCGTGTCGGTGCCGAAGCTTACGGAGCTTATCTTGGTGTAAACTTTGTCAATGCAATGGACCGTAAACTAACCCGTCGTAGTCTCAACATCGATACAGAGGATACCGTTTACTACGAAACTAATAGGGTAATTTCTGTTGAAGCTGCTTTTGATTCAAAGAAGTTGTTGCCAGAACTCCCTGTTACATTTGGCTTCAATGGTGAATTTGCCATGTCCAAGTGGGCTGTGGATCGTGACTATTTTGTTAAGGAAATCGGGAAGTTTTATACTTTAGAGCAGGCTATGGACAACGATGGAAAAAATTTTGTTTATGTGAAATCTGTTCCAGAGAAAACTGGCCATTATGTTGAGACGAATGAAAAAGTTGCTGATCAAGATGGCAAGAGCTTCTATGCCGACTTCTTTGTGAAGGGCGATATCAACGATATCGACTTCAAGGTGAATGTTGGTTACTTCCAGACGGATTCCGGTTTCTGGTCTGAACAAGCCTCTTCTCCGGTTTATCAGGGACGTTCGACAATCTTCAATGCGAATGCTTTCTATGGTAATCCGACAGAAAGCCTTATTCTTAGTACGTTCGGAGCATCTAGTCTCGAAAACCTCTACTTCAATGTCTATAATTCTACGACATTGCAGGCGACCAACTTGATGAGTTCGACAGACTTATCGCACGTATTGGATAATCGAAATGAAAGTGGCGCAAGCATGTATGCCAACTTATACAATAACTACAAGAACGGTCACTTCTACCGCAACGGATACTCCGGTGTTACGGCTAAGAAGCGCGAAATTGATGCGCAGGGCATTCTCTTGGCGCTTGATCCGTCTGTGGGTCTTGCTTTGCCTCTTGGTCTTGCTACTCCGGATCGCAAGGGTATTACTGCCAAGGCCGATGTGAACTGGGCCGATAAGGTATCCTTCAATGCTCGCGTCAATATTGTCACGCAGTCGAACGCTCTTGACTATTCCACTTTAGTTGTCGGTGAAAACAAGTTCACTGAATATGCTGTGGGTCTCGGTGTTGATGTTGGTGCTCTGGCCGCTCTTGACCGTCAGATTCTCGTTCAGGGTTCTGTGGCCATGGGTTCTGAAAGTGCATACTTGAAGCGTAAGACTTCCCGCTTTGTGGGTGGCGTTACTGCTGATATTTGGGGACCGTTTAGTTTCCTTGGCGGGGTCCAGATGTACACGAAAGAATTTGGATTTGGCTATCCGGTATCTGCCACAGCGGTTGTCAACAAGGCAACAGAAATGCTCGTCTTGGCAGGTCCGCGTGTAAAGCTTGCTCCGCTTTCTTACCTCTCACTTCAGGGTGGTATGCTTAAAAACGAACTGGACTATACCATTCCTGGTGTTGCTGCTAACAAAATTTCCATCAATAAGCTTGTTCTCCTTGCCGATGTGACGGTGAATTTCTAAGAGGTGCTGAAAATGAAAAAAGTTTACCAGTACATGATGATTCTCATGGCAGGTGTTTTGGGAGCCTGCGGATCGATGAGTGTTAATGACCCTTATGCTGAAGCTCTTCCTGCTGATTTTAATACTCAGGAATACCTGGCGTTGCATCCTATATTGGCTGCTCAGCAATATAAGGATTTTGTGAGTGATCATAATGCCCAGGCGAAGGTTAATGATTCATCGAAGGCGGCTGATAAAGCAGCATTCGCTGCAAATATGGATGCGATTGCTTTTATTTACACAAATCCGCTTATGGAGGCTCATTCACAAGAACAGTGGGCTCAATTCGTTGCTGATTTGAGTTCGCCCGAATCATCGACTAAAGCGCAAGGTGTAATTGATAACTTGGCTTCATCGTACAATTTTGATGATACTACAGACGATGTTGCACTTCTGTCTTCCGTCCAAATAGATTATTTGGCCATTGCTCAGCAATTCACGGTATTTGGTAGAGATCATGGTTGGGCATATCGTTATTGCCATCCAGATGAAGCTGCTAATACTCCGCGCAGCCTTTTGCGTGATGCGGCTCAGGATACTATTATAACTATGGTTGAGAGAGGTTTTAAACCGGATACCGGTTTATACTGCCGTGACGCTGCTGGCATTGTTCGTCTGATTCAATAGGATAAGAGGTATTCAAAATGAACTTTAAAGTTATTACATTGGCTCTTGCTATGGGCTGTGCTTCTATGGCCCAGGCTGCTGCTGACAAAGTGATTGGCTTCTATCCGTATTGGAGTCAGTATTCTCAGTTCTATGCAAAGGATATCCGCTACAATCTTGTGACCGATATTCATTACATGTCTATCGCTCCGACTGCAGAAGGTACCGTTGCCTTTGCTGACGAATACGATGCCGACAACTTCAAGAACCTTGTAAGCATGTCCAAGGAAAACGGCGTGAAGCTTATCGTGTCCGTGGGCGGTATGGAAGCTGAATCGAACCTCAAGGCTATTGCTTCTTCTGACGAAACGCTTTCTACCTTCGTTTCGAACGTCAAGGAATGGCTTTCGGCAAACGGCGGCGACGGTGTTGAACTCGACTGGCAGAACCTCACGACGGACGATTCCGAAGATTATGCCAAGATGCTGAACGCCTTGGTCGATGGCCTCTCGGGCTCTACAGTTACGGCCGTGATTTACCCGGCCGCCGGCATGGATGCCTACAAGGCCGAAGCCTTGAACCGCGCCGCTTACGTTGACGTGTTCATGGCAGACCTTATGAACGAAAGCGAAAGCAGCCTCGTTCCGAACCAGAGCGCAAACTCTGTGCAAGAAACGCTTGATGCTGTTGCCGCTGCCGGCGTGAACAAGGACCTTTTGGCTCCGGTCGTGTTCCTCTACGGTAAGTCCTTTGCTGGTGCCAAGGGCCTCGGCTCTAGCCACACAGGCGTTGGCAGTGGCAATGAAGGCTACCTCCCGTACGCAGAACTCATGAACCGCTTCGATACTCCGGATTACACGGTGACTTTCGATGAAGCAACCAAGTCCGAAGTGGCTGTGAGCGAATCCGAATCTATCGTGTTCATGGGCATCCCGTCTGTGAAGGCTGTTGCCCAGCACGTGAAGAGCGAAGGCATGGCTGGCGTTGCCGTCTATGACCTCTCCCAGGATCACTACGAACCGGTTGTGTCGCTCCTCGTGACTGTTGGTCTCGAACTCCGTCCGGGAATCAACTACAAGAACTCCAAGAAGTAATTCTCGGAAAATCGCAAAAGCTTAAAAAATCCTCGACGCAACAAGATGCGCCGAGGATTTTTTTACCGTTCCAACACCGAATTACACCACCATTTGTGTTCTAGTAACTCCTATAGACTTCATTTGATAGTGTATGGATCCCCTACGCTTCGCTTCGAGGATGACACAGCAATAATTGCCATCGCCCCTACACTTAATACACTTGTTATCTATGGTAAACATTAAAGTGCCCCCTTATGGTGCGTTTTCCCTAAATTAAAGGTATCTTTATATTGTAATTAGGGTTTATATATTACGGTGTCATGCCCGTCGGGTGTCTCCCTAAAAAAATGAGGTTTTGTATGCGTAATCATTTGCTCGCTGCGTTAGCGGTTGCAGTTCCGTCTTTTGCTATTCCCTTGGTAAATCAGCTTGGTTTTACTCCCGAGTCCGAAAAGATTGTAGTGATTCCCGGTAACGACGCCAACACGCTTGAAGTCCGCGACATGGCGGGGAAGGTGGTGCTCTCGCTCGAAGCCCCGATGGTTTACGATTGGGAATACAGCGGCGAAGAAGTCCAGACGTACGATATTTCTGCAATCAAGAAACCGGGCACGTATCGCTTGTTCAGGGACGGCTATATCGGTAACCCGGTCGTGGTGGGCGAGGATGTTTATGTTGATGTGACTAAGGCTGCGCTCAAGTGGTTCTATTTCCAGCGCGCAGGCATGGCGCTCGAAACGCGTTATGCGGGCAAGTGGGCGCGCGCCATGGGTCATGTGGATGACAGCGTGATTGTTTACGGCACGGATTTACCGACGGCAAAGACGGTTGCAAAGGCAAACGGCAAGCCCGAACCCAAGAAAGCCGATGCGAAGATTATCAGGTCGCAGCGCGGTTGGTACGATGCCGGTGACTATGGCAAGTACATCGTGAATTCCGGCATTACGGTGTTTACGCTTTTGGAAATGTACGAACATTTCCCGGCATTCGTGGATACGCTCCATTGGAACATCCCGCGTGAATTCCCGAAGATGCCCGAATTGCTCGAAGAAATCCGCTGGAATCTTGATTGGATGCTTTCGATGCAAGACAAGGATGGCGGCGTTTATCACAAACTCACATCGCTCAAGTTCGGTTCTAGCACCATGCCGGAACTCGATGGCGCCTTGCGTTATGCGATTGAAAAGAGCTTGACGGCAACGCTTGATTTTGCGGCGGTGATGGCGCAGGCTTCTCGCGTGTATGCAAAGTTCGATGCTGATTTTTCAAAGCGCATGCTCAAGGCTTCTGAAGTGGCTTACTATTGGGCTAAGCGCCATCCGAAGACTTTGTACAAGCAACCGTCCGATGTGCAAACGGGCGATTACACGCACGGTGGGGAGGATGGCAAGGACGAATTTGCATTTGCTGCAACGGAGCTTTACCGCGCTACGAAAAAGTCCGATTATCTCAAGGATCTGAAACAGTACAAGTTCAGGGCCGATGGCCCGTGGTGGGGCGATGTGAACATGCTCGCCATTTACCATGCGGCCCTTGATTCTGCGGACTTTGGCGCAAAGGTTGGCGGTGAAGCGCGCAAGACTTTGCTCCATGTGGCAAAGGAACTTCGCAATGTGGGCGATACGAGTGCCTATAGGCTCCCGGCATTCCCGTCTAGCTGGAACTGGGGCAGTAACAGCGCCATGGCAAATAACGGGATTGTGTTGCTCCATGCATACTATGTCACGGGCGACAAGAGTTTCTTGGATGGGGCTCAGCAGTGCTTGGACTACCTCTTGGGCAAGAATCCGATGGAAATTTCTTATGTGACCGGCTTTGGCTTTAGAAGCCCGCGTTTCCCGCACCATCGCGTGAGCGAATCGGATTTCGTGGATGATCCGGTGCCGGGCATGCTTGTGGGTGGGCCGCACTTGGGCAAGCAAGATATTAATTTGGATGGAACGGAACTTTGGAAGTGCCCGAACTATGCTACTGCTGACAAGCCTGCGCTTGCCTACATTGATAACCGCTGCAGCTATGCCACAAATGAAGTGGCTATCAACTGGAACGCTCCGCTTGCATACCTCGCTGGCGCCTTGCAGGCCATTTACAGCGGCCACGCTAACGCTGTCGTGAAGTAAAGGCGGGCTTTGTCGTTCGCTTTGAAACTGCACTTGCTTTGAAACTGCGCGAAGCGTTGTCGTTCCTGCGAAACATCGCCATGCGCGCGAAACATAGTCATTCCCGCGTAGCGTTGTCATGCCCGGCTTGACCGGGCATCTCCTTTATTCAATCCATTCCACTTCCACAATGCCGCGCACGGAATTGAAGCAATAAATTTTCTCGGCGTTTTGCAGGTCGCTCGGGTACAGAATTTTTTCTTTGGCCTTGCCTTCGTTCAAAAGCTTTTGCCTCGTGATGCCGTTTAAAAGCCCGCATTCAATGGGTGGTGTGTAAATGGTGCCGTTCAGTTGGATTCCAATGTTTGTGAAAGTTCCTTCGGTGAGTTCGCCTTTCTCGTTCACGCAGATTTCGTCGAAGACGTCCTTCGGGAACGGAAGTCTTATGCTTGTTTTGTGGTACAGGAATGGATTTGCAGAATTGACTTTGTGTGCAATCTTGACTTTTGGATTCTCTTTAGGTGCAGGGATTGCTCTTGTCGTGACTTCGAAATGCCCGTCCTTGAACAGTTCGATTCTATTGACAACGTTCGGATTGAATTTGACTTTTTCAATGTTGCTGTTCCAAGTGAACCCGAGCGCATGTGAAGATGCTCGCAACCGCTCGATGTGCATCTCGAAATCGGTGATGCCGGTTTCAATTAGCGAAAAATCTGTTTCCAAAAATTTTGCCTTGGTGAGCGTTTCGTTCCATTCGTCTTCGGCTGTGGAGCTCCATGTGATGGCGCTGCCGGCATCGTAGCGGTATTCCGTTTCGCTGTTCTTCTTTTGCAAAATTCGAATGGGCACGGAGAAAATCATTTCATCGCCGTGGATATAGCCAATTGCGCCGCAATAAACTTCGCGCGGCTTATGTTCCGTGGCGTCAATAATTTCCATGGTCGAAATTTTTGGCGCACCAGTGATTGAACCGCATGGATAAATTGCTCTGATGATATCGTATAGTGTTACGCCTTCCTTCAATTCAGATGAAATTTCAGAAGTCATTTGGAACAACGTTTTATGCTGTTCGACGTCAAAAAGTTTATCGGCGCGAACCGTTCCCGGCTTTGAAATTCGGCCGAGGTCATTGCGCAGCAGATCGACAATCATGATGTTTTCGGTGCGGTTCTTCAAGTCGTTAAACAAGAAGTTTTTCAGCGCGGTGTCTTCTTCGTCTGTTTTGCCTCTCTTGACAGTTCCCTTCATGGGCTTGGTCAAAATTTTATTGCCTTTCTTTACAAAAAACAGCTCTGGCGAAAACGATAAAATGGTCTCGTACTTGTTTTGCAAAAAGGCGTTGTAGGGAGTCTTTTGATTTTGCAAAAGATAATGGTACAGCTCGGTTTCGTTTGCGTTTGTTTTTAACGCCGAAGGGTAAGTATAATTGACTTCGTATGTAATGCCGTTCTTGATTTGCTCTTTGATGAACGCAACTTTTGCGGCGTACTCTTCTTTGGAAATGAGTGGTTTTATGATAGTGCCGATTTTTTTATCGGGGATTTTTTGCACGAACGGCTCAAAGGAATCGAACGCTTCAAAATAAATAAGAGGCAAGTTACTAGCCGTATTCAAGTTGTATCGCATGTATCCCACGAGATAAAGGCCTTTGCTTTTCAAAATTTCAATTCGGTCCAGGGCTTGCCTGACATTTTTTGGCTTGAAAATTTCGATTGTCTCGATGGGCGTTTTAAAGATTTTTTCTGCATATATTTGCATAATCGCCAAACTCTTTTAACGGCGCAAATATAAATATATAAGTCCGATAAAAATTATTTTTACTTTGTATTTTTTGCTTACTCTTGGGGTATATTTATAAATAGGATTGTGGTGTCTTGGGAAAAGGAGATCGTGGATGAAAAGAACTCTCTTTTCTGTTTTATCCATTGCTTTGGCTACTGCTTTTTCAACAGCATCCGCTTTTACTTTGAGGGGGACCGTTAAAAATAAAAGCGATTCTGTTCCGCTTCATGCAACGGTAAAATTGCTGAAGAAGGGGCTTGAAGCAGAAACGAATCGCTCTGGTGCTTTTGTCATTCGTGAAGATGATGTGGTTGCTTTACGAAACTTGCGTGCTGCGGTAGGGCATTTTAGCTTATTGAACGGAATTCTGAATTTTACGCAGGGCGGTAGCGCCCCCGTGCAGGTCCAGGTTTTTGACATGAACGGAAATCAGGTTCTTGCCAAGACGTTGCGAGGTTCCGGAAGTGTTGATCTTGCGGCTTCTATTCAAGCTCAAGGGAATTATGTTGCAAAGATTAAGCTTGGCTCTGCGCAAGAAACTGTTCGCTTTAGCACTCTAGGCAATGTTTCGGGTGCAAAGAGCTCTGCTGAGAAGTTTGCTTTGTTCAAAGAAGGGGATGATGGCGATACCTTGCGAGTTGTGGCAACGGATTACGATACATTGTTTGTTCCGCTCTCGAATCTTGATACGACTTTAGACATTAAGCTAAGCAGGGCTGCCGATAAGCAAACTTACGCGTTTGGATATGCCATGGGTAATGAACCAACTCCGAGTAAGGGCTGTGGCAAGGAAAACACGCTGAAGGACAACTTCACGTTCACCAGTGCTGGCATCGAACACGAAATCTACCTTACTTTGCCTGAAAACTATGATAATAACAAGCCCTATCGTTTGGTGTTCGGCATGCACTACATGGGAGGCTCTGCCAAGAACGTTGCAACGAGGGAAGGCTACTACGGATTTAGAAACCAGCCGGGCGCCAAGGAAAATACCATCTTTGTGGCACCGCACGGATACACGGACGAGAACGGCAAGGAAAATCCATGGCGCTGCGGTGACGACAAGGATCACGTCTTCTTTGATGAATTCCTCACTTACCTGAACGAAAATCTTTGTGTCGATACATCTCGCGTGTTCTCCATCGGGTTTAGCTTTGGCGCCATGTTCAGTAACTCGCTGGCTCAAGATTTTCAGCACCGCTTGCGTGGTGTGGTGGTGTTCTCCACGATGGACCAGGTGATTTACATGCCCAAGAACAAGGGGCTCCCAATAGCATGGATGGGAACCGTCGGCATGAGTGACAATCTCTGTACGCCAAAGCTTGGGCGCAGCGCTCGTGACAGGATTTTAAAGAACAACGGAAAGCCCGGCGCAGATGGAAAATTCACCGATGCCAGGGGCGAAGAGGCGGAAGAATACTCCGGTGGCAAACACGTGTGCTACGATTACAAGACTGTCGATCCGCGTTTCCCCGTGAAGTGGTGCACGTTCGACGGCGAGCACACGTACAACCCCCGCGAAGATGGAAAAGTTTGGACAACCGAAACGGGCTGGGAATTCATCACGCAGTTCTAGTGGAATTTTCTTCATAGTAAACAATGAAGCCCTCCTTACGGGGAGGACTTTTTTGTTAAAAAACTTGGTTCAAAATTATACTTTGTGATAAAATTGTAATATTTTATGAATGTGGAACTTATCCAAATTTTTCAGTATATATTTCTAACATGCAAAACTGGTATCTTATAATCGTTCTTTCAATAGTTTTTGTATCGGCGCTTTTTGCTTCGACAGCAGCTTCGCCGATGTAAATGAATTGCCACTATAAAAAACGCCCGCTTGCGCGGGCTAAATTTGTTTTTGGCGATTTGAATTTGTTGGCAAGTGTTACTTGACTAAGTTCACGAATTCGCGGCACACGGCTTCTGGGTCCGGCTTGCCAAAGATTGCCGAGCCAACAACGAAGACGTTTGCGCCCGCTTCCTTGCAGGCGAGGATGTTGTCCAACTTAACACCGCCGTCGATTTGAATATCGAGTTCCGGCTTGAGCGCGCGCAGTTCGCGGATTTTGTCAAGGCAATACGGAATGAGACTCTGGCCGCCGAAGCCCGGGTTCACGGACATGATGAGCACCATGTCAACGATGTCGAGCACGTACTTGACGTTTTCCAGCGGGGTTGCCGGATTGATGGCCACTGCAGGCTTTACGCCGAGTTCTGCAATCTGGTGCAGCAAGCGGTCAAGGTGGTTTGTGGTTTCGGCGTGCACGCTGATGATGCTTGCTCCGGCTTTTGCAAATTCGCCCACGTAATTTTCGGGATTCTCGATCATCAAGTGGCAATCCAGCGGGAGCTTGGTGCCTTTTTTAACGCAAGCGGAAATTCCCGGACCAAAGCTGATGTTCGGGACAAAGTGCCCGTCCATGATGTCCAGGTGAACGAGGCCTGCGCCTCCGTTTTCGATGGCCTTGAGACCATTACCGAGTTCGAGGAAGTTTGCGTTCAAGACGCTGGGTGCGATGATTTGTTTAAGCATAGTTCAAATATAGCAAAATAAATTTTTTTTTACTAAATTTAAAAGCACTAAGAATAAGAGGAGATTATTATGTCCAAAAACTCTAAAACTGTAGTAGCAAAACCAGTTGCAAAGAAAACGGCGACGAAGGCTGCGAAGCCGGTTGCCAGGAAGGCCGAAGCTAAGGCCGCTCCGGAAAAGAAGGCTGCGCCGAAGGCCGCTAAGCCGGCTGCCAAGGTTGCAAAGTCTGTTGCAGAAACTCCGAAGGCCGAAGTTAAGCCCGCCAAGGCTCCTGCC is a window of Fibrobacter succinogenes DNA encoding:
- a CDS encoding T9SS type A sorting domain-containing protein; its protein translation is MKRTLFSVLSIALATAFSTASAFTLRGTVKNKSDSVPLHATVKLLKKGLEAETNRSGAFVIREDDVVALRNLRAAVGHFSLLNGILNFTQGGSAPVQVQVFDMNGNQVLAKTLRGSGSVDLAASIQAQGNYVAKIKLGSAQETVRFSTLGNVSGAKSSAEKFALFKEGDDGDTLRVVATDYDTLFVPLSNLDTTLDIKLSRAADKQTYAFGYAMGNEPTPSKGCGKENTLKDNFTFTSAGIEHEIYLTLPENYDNNKPYRLVFGMHYMGGSAKNVATREGYYGFRNQPGAKENTIFVAPHGYTDENGKENPWRCGDDKDHVFFDEFLTYLNENLCVDTSRVFSIGFSFGAMFSNSLAQDFQHRLRGVVVFSTMDQVIYMPKNKGLPIAWMGTVGMSDNLCTPKLGRSARDRILKNNGKPGADGKFTDARGEEAEEYSGGKHVCYDYKTVDPRFPVKWCTFDGEHTYNPREDGKVWTTETGWEFITQF
- a CDS encoding chorismate-binding protein; translation: MQIYAEKIFKTPIETIEIFKPKNVRQALDRIEILKSKGLYLVGYMRYNLNTASNLPLIYFEAFDSFEPFVQKIPDKKIGTIIKPLISKEEYAAKVAFIKEQIKNGITYEVNYTYPSALKTNANETELYHYLLQNQKTPYNAFLQNKYETILSFSPELFFVKKGNKILTKPMKGTVKRGKTDEEDTALKNFLFNDLKNRTENIMIVDLLRNDLGRISKPGTVRADKLFDVEQHKTLFQMTSEISSELKEGVTLYDIIRAIYPCGSITGAPKISTMEIIDATEHKPREVYCGAIGYIHGDEMIFSVPIRILQKKNSETEYRYDAGSAITWSSTAEDEWNETLTKAKFLETDFSLIETGITDFEMHIERLRASSHALGFTWNSNIEKVKFNPNVVNRIELFKDGHFEVTTRAIPAPKENPKVKIAHKVNSANPFLYHKTSIRLPFPKDVFDEICVNEKGELTEGTFTNIGIQLNGTIYTPPIECGLLNGITRQKLLNEGKAKEKILYPSDLQNAEKIYCFNSVRGIVEVEWIE
- a CDS encoding glycoside hydrolase family 9 protein; protein product: MRNHLLAALAVAVPSFAIPLVNQLGFTPESEKIVVIPGNDANTLEVRDMAGKVVLSLEAPMVYDWEYSGEEVQTYDISAIKKPGTYRLFRDGYIGNPVVVGEDVYVDVTKAALKWFYFQRAGMALETRYAGKWARAMGHVDDSVIVYGTDLPTAKTVAKANGKPEPKKADAKIIRSQRGWYDAGDYGKYIVNSGITVFTLLEMYEHFPAFVDTLHWNIPREFPKMPELLEEIRWNLDWMLSMQDKDGGVYHKLTSLKFGSSTMPELDGALRYAIEKSLTATLDFAAVMAQASRVYAKFDADFSKRMLKASEVAYYWAKRHPKTLYKQPSDVQTGDYTHGGEDGKDEFAFAATELYRATKKSDYLKDLKQYKFRADGPWWGDVNMLAIYHAALDSADFGAKVGGEARKTLLHVAKELRNVGDTSAYRLPAFPSSWNWGSNSAMANNGIVLLHAYYVTGDKSFLDGAQQCLDYLLGKNPMEISYVTGFGFRSPRFPHHRVSESDFVDDPVPGMLVGGPHLGKQDINLDGTELWKCPNYATADKPALAYIDNRCSYATNEVAINWNAPLAYLAGALQAIYSGHANAVVK
- the rpe gene encoding ribulose-phosphate 3-epimerase; the encoded protein is MLKQIIAPSVLNANFLELGNGLKAIENGGAGLVHLDIMDGHFVPNISFGPGISACVKKGTKLPLDCHLMIENPENYVGEFAKAGASIISVHAETTNHLDRLLHQIAELGVKPAVAINPATPLENVKYVLDIVDMVLIMSVNPGFGGQSLIPYCLDKIRELRALKPELDIQIDGGVKLDNILACKEAGANVFVVGSAIFGKPDPEAVCREFVNLVK
- a CDS encoding glycoside hydrolase family 18 protein — encoded protein: MNFKVITLALAMGCASMAQAAADKVIGFYPYWSQYSQFYAKDIRYNLVTDIHYMSIAPTAEGTVAFADEYDADNFKNLVSMSKENGVKLIVSVGGMEAESNLKAIASSDETLSTFVSNVKEWLSANGGDGVELDWQNLTTDDSEDYAKMLNALVDGLSGSTVTAVIYPAAGMDAYKAEALNRAAYVDVFMADLMNESESSLVPNQSANSVQETLDAVAAAGVNKDLLAPVVFLYGKSFAGAKGLGSSHTGVGSGNEGYLPYAELMNRFDTPDYTVTFDEATKSEVAVSESESIVFMGIPSVKAVAQHVKSEGMAGVAVYDLSQDHYEPVVSLLVTVGLELRPGINYKNSKK